GGTGCAAGGCATTCTGGCCCCGCTGCAACTGGTGATTTGCCTTATCTCTGCCGCGCTGGTGATCCGCTATTTGATGACGGGCGACGGCTACACCGCGGCGACCATCTCGGTCGTGGTCAAGACCGCAGCCCTTTACACCATCATGGTCACCGGCGCGATCTGGGAGAAAGAGGTCTTCGGCCAATACCTGTTCGCCGAAAGCTTCTTTTGGGAAGATGTCGTCAGCTTTGGCGTGATCGCGCTGCATACCATTTACATTGTCGCGCTGTTCGCAGGTTCCATGGGGCCGACCAGCCTGATGATCCTCGCGCTCGTGGCCTATATCGCCTATTTCATCAATGCCGGGCAGTTTCTGTGGAAATTGCGCATGGCGCGGATGGGCGGCACGTTAGAGGTGCCCGCATGAACGCCCCCCTGAATACCGGCTGCCGCGACACCCCGGTTCTGCGCGAACGCGGCCAGCGCGAGGTGTTTTGCGGCCTGACCGGCATTATCTGGCTACACCGCAAAATGCAGGACGCCTTCTTTCTGGTCGTCGGGTCGCGCACCTGCGCCCATTTGCTGCAATCGGCAGCAGGGGTGATGATCTTTGCCGAACCCCGCTTCGGCACCGCCATTCTGGAAGAAAAAGACCTAGCGGGCAT
This genomic window from Roseibaca calidilacus contains:
- the bchF gene encoding 2-vinyl bacteriochlorophyllide hydratase, with amino-acid sequence MGGTRTHKPLYTAEQRARRDASRWTLVQGILAPLQLVICLISAALVIRYLMTGDGYTAATISVVVKTAALYTIMVTGAIWEKEVFGQYLFAESFFWEDVVSFGVIALHTIYIVALFAGSMGPTSLMILALVAYIAYFINAGQFLWKLRMARMGGTLEVPA